The Thomasclavelia ramosa DSM 1402 genome includes a region encoding these proteins:
- a CDS encoding GGGtGRT protein: MALFESYERRIDQINAALAKFDIKSIEEAKAICDEKGIDVYEIVKSTQPICFENACWAYTVGAAMAIKNGDVKAVDAAKTIGVGLQSFCIPGSVADDRKVGLGHGNLGSMLLDEGTECFAFLAGHESFAAAEGAIKIAEKANKVRTKPLRVILNGLGKDAAKIISRINGFTYVETQFDYFTGEVKVLSTTAYSDGPRAKVNCYGADDVREGVAIMHKEGVDVSITGNSTNPTRFQHPVAGTYKKECIEQGKKYFSVASGGGTGRTLHPDNMAAGPASYGMTDTMGRMHSDAQFAGSSSVPAHVEMMGLIGMGNNPMVGATVAVAVAIEEACK; this comes from the coding sequence ATGGCATTATTTGAAAGTTATGAAAGAAGAATTGATCAAATTAACGCTGCACTAGCTAAATTTGATATCAAATCAATCGAAGAAGCTAAAGCTATCTGCGATGAAAAAGGAATTGATGTTTACGAAATCGTAAAATCAACTCAACCAATCTGTTTTGAAAATGCTTGTTGGGCATACACTGTCGGTGCTGCAATGGCAATCAAAAATGGAGATGTTAAAGCTGTAGACGCTGCAAAAACAATCGGTGTTGGTTTACAATCATTCTGTATTCCAGGATCAGTTGCTGATGACCGTAAAGTAGGTTTAGGACATGGTAACTTAGGTTCTATGTTATTAGATGAAGGTACTGAATGTTTTGCTTTCTTAGCTGGACATGAATCTTTCGCTGCTGCTGAAGGTGCAATCAAAATCGCTGAAAAAGCTAATAAAGTTAGAACTAAACCATTAAGAGTTATCTTAAACGGTTTAGGAAAAGATGCTGCAAAAATCATCTCAAGAATTAACGGATTCACTTACGTGGAAACTCAATTCGATTATTTTACAGGTGAAGTAAAAGTATTATCTACAACAGCTTACTCTGATGGTCCTCGTGCTAAAGTTAACTGCTATGGTGCTGATGACGTTAGAGAAGGTGTTGCTATCATGCATAAAGAAGGTGTAGATGTATCAATTACTGGTAACTCTACTAACCCTACTCGTTTCCAACATCCAGTTGCTGGAACATATAAAAAAGAATGTATTGAACAAGGTAAAAAATATTTCTCAGTTGCTTCTGGAGGAGGAACTGGACGTACTTTACACCCTGATAACATGGCTGCTGGTCCTGCTTCTTACGGTATGACTGACACTATGGGACGTATGCATTCAGATGCTCAATTCGCTGGTTCTTCATCAGTTCCTGCTCACGTAGAAATGATGGGATTAATCGGTATGGGTAACAACCCTATGGTTGGAGCTACAGTTGCTGTTGCCGTAGCTATTGAAGAAGCTTGTAAATAG
- a CDS encoding HAD family hydrolase, with amino-acid sequence MLKAIIFDMDGLMVDTEIISFQCYKDIIESYGFNFTKKEYIEDYPGKSVISSMNFIKNKYNIDFDTDEKINQFKILEEQYLLKNSVELKKGLIQLLKYLNIHYYKTIVATSSGKERAERILGEHNLMKYFNGIVCGSEVEHGKPAPDIFLKACDKLNVEPEEALVLEDSEAGIQAASEAKISVICIPDMKFPQEKYLKKVEHVYDSLEDVISYLEMKKDISK; translated from the coding sequence ATGCTAAAAGCAATTATCTTTGACATGGACGGTTTGATGGTTGATACCGAAATCATCTCATTCCAATGCTACAAAGATATTATTGAAAGTTATGGTTTTAACTTTACAAAAAAAGAATACATAGAAGATTATCCTGGAAAATCTGTTATTTCATCAATGAACTTTATCAAAAATAAGTATAATATAGACTTTGATACGGATGAAAAGATAAATCAATTTAAAATATTGGAAGAGCAATACTTACTAAAAAACAGTGTAGAATTAAAAAAAGGACTAATTCAACTATTGAAGTATTTAAATATTCACTATTATAAAACGATTGTTGCAACTTCCAGTGGTAAAGAAAGGGCCGAAAGAATACTTGGTGAACATAATCTTATGAAATATTTCAATGGTATTGTATGCGGTAGTGAAGTAGAACATGGAAAGCCGGCTCCAGATATTTTCTTAAAAGCTTGTGATAAATTAAATGTTGAACCAGAAGAAGCACTTGTATTAGAGGATAGTGAAGCGGGTATTCAAGCTGCATCTGAAGCAAAAATATCAGTTATCTGTATCCCTGATATGAAATTTCCTCAAGAAAAATATCTAAAAAAAGTTGAGCATGTCTATGATTCATTAGAAGATGTTATTTCTTATTTAGAAATGAAAAAAGATATTTCAAAATAG
- a CDS encoding glycoside hydrolase family 1 protein produces MLHKKLKPFPSDFLWGASTSAYQVEGANLIDGKGPSCQDVKKVPEGTSELDVCADQYHRYKEDIALMAEMGFKTYRFSIAWTRILPNGTGEVNPKGIEYYNNVINECLKYGIEPLVTMFHFDMPAALDERGSWGNPESVDWFVNFAKVMYENYGDRVKYWLTINEQNMLTLVGPVIGTLHLPEGCTNEIKEIYQQNHHMLVAQAKAMALCHEMIPGAKIGPAPNISLVYPASCKPEDVLAAQNYNAIRNWLYLDMAVYGVYNNLVWAYLEEHDACPTFAPGDAEALKNGHPDFIGFNYYNTATCEASDGTETMDPGADQQTARGEAGFYRGFKNPNLPTTEFGWEIDPMGFRATIREMYSRYRLPMIVTENGLGAYDKLTEDGKVHDQYRIEYLRKHLEQVQLAITDGCEMMGYCPWSAVDLISTHEGMVKRYGFIYVDREEFDLKTLDRYRKDSFYWYKKVIATNGDDLSD; encoded by the coding sequence ATGTTACACAAAAAACTAAAACCATTCCCAAGTGATTTTTTATGGGGAGCTTCAACATCTGCTTATCAAGTAGAAGGAGCTAACTTAATCGATGGAAAAGGACCATCTTGTCAGGATGTCAAAAAAGTACCTGAAGGAACTTCAGAACTTGATGTGTGTGCTGATCAATATCATCGTTATAAAGAAGATATTGCATTGATGGCAGAAATGGGATTCAAGACTTATCGTTTCTCTATCGCTTGGACAAGAATTTTACCTAATGGAACTGGTGAGGTCAATCCAAAAGGAATTGAATATTATAATAATGTTATTAATGAATGTTTAAAATACGGTATTGAACCATTGGTAACAATGTTCCATTTTGATATGCCGGCTGCTTTAGATGAAAGAGGAAGCTGGGGTAATCCAGAATCGGTTGACTGGTTTGTAAACTTTGCAAAAGTTATGTATGAAAATTATGGTGATCGTGTTAAATATTGGCTAACGATCAACGAACAAAATATGCTGACTTTAGTTGGACCGGTAATTGGTACATTACACTTGCCGGAAGGATGCACAAACGAAATCAAAGAAATCTATCAGCAAAACCATCATATGCTGGTAGCACAAGCTAAAGCAATGGCATTATGCCACGAAATGATTCCTGGAGCAAAAATCGGACCTGCACCAAATATTTCATTAGTTTATCCTGCTTCTTGTAAACCTGAAGATGTTCTAGCAGCACAAAACTATAATGCTATAAGAAACTGGTTATATTTGGATATGGCGGTTTACGGTGTATATAATAATTTAGTTTGGGCTTACTTAGAAGAACATGATGCCTGCCCAACATTTGCACCTGGAGATGCTGAAGCATTGAAAAATGGACATCCTGATTTTATTGGTTTCAACTATTACAATACTGCTACCTGTGAAGCTAGTGATGGAACTGAAACAATGGATCCTGGAGCTGATCAGCAAACTGCTCGTGGTGAAGCCGGATTCTATCGTGGATTTAAAAATCCTAATTTACCAACTACTGAATTTGGATGGGAAATTGATCCAATGGGATTCCGGGCAACAATCCGTGAAATGTACTCACGTTATCGTCTGCCAATGATCGTTACTGAAAATGGACTAGGAGCATATGATAAATTAACAGAAGACGGTAAAGTACATGATCAATATCGAATTGAATATTTAAGAAAACATCTTGAACAGGTACAATTAGCAATCACAGACGGTTGTGAAATGATGGGATACTGTCCATGGTCAGCAGTAGACTTGATTTCAACACATGAAGGTATGGTCAAACGTTATGGATTTATTTATGTAGACCGTGAAGAATTTGATTTAAAAACTTTAGATCGTTATCGTAAAGATTCATTCTATTGGTACAAAAAAGTTATTGCCACTAATGGTGATGATTTAAGTGATTAA
- a CDS encoding MurR/RpiR family transcriptional regulator produces MNLVDLLNDSKQFNETQNIICQYILNHSEDVVKMSARALAKETYTNASTIIRFVQKIGYENYNDFKIHLVHDLKEYQAADIKITEKEKSISIVDKISELEKNVIEKTKNQLSLQQIEYIAELLKKTTYIDFISSDANACIADYACHLFFLERKIANNYTTSNQQLYLTLTELKEHVVFVISRRGEDEKILKVVQELHKNKEIKIIAITGRKDSPIARYCDEILSAIHIGSFVELRDMIFQVSAQYIINCLFSLLFTDDYQSIVQFNDEYEKIYLK; encoded by the coding sequence ATGAATTTAGTAGACCTGCTAAATGACAGTAAGCAATTTAATGAAACGCAAAATATAATTTGTCAGTATATTTTAAATCACAGTGAAGATGTTGTTAAGATGAGTGCAAGAGCATTAGCAAAAGAAACTTATACAAATGCTTCAACGATTATCCGGTTTGTGCAAAAGATTGGATATGAAAATTATAATGATTTTAAAATTCATCTTGTTCATGATTTAAAAGAATATCAAGCTGCTGATATTAAAATTACAGAAAAAGAAAAAAGTATTTCAATTGTTGATAAAATTAGTGAACTAGAAAAAAATGTCATTGAAAAAACAAAAAATCAATTATCATTACAACAAATAGAATATATAGCAGAACTCCTAAAGAAAACTACATATATTGATTTTATTAGTAGTGATGCAAATGCATGTATTGCAGATTATGCATGTCATTTATTTTTCTTAGAGAGAAAGATAGCTAACAATTATACAACATCAAATCAGCAGCTTTATTTAACTTTAACTGAATTAAAGGAGCATGTTGTTTTTGTGATTAGCCGTAGGGGAGAAGATGAAAAGATTCTTAAAGTTGTTCAAGAGTTACATAAAAATAAGGAAATAAAAATTATTGCAATAACTGGGAGAAAAGATAGTCCAATTGCAAGATATTGCGATGAAATTTTATCTGCGATTCATATTGGCTCTTTTGTTGAATTAAGAGATATGATTTTTCAGGTTTCTGCTCAATATATTATTAATTGTCTATTTTCTTTGTTATTTACAGACGATTATCAGTCGATTGTTCAATTTAATGACGAATATGAAAAAATATATTTAAAGTGA
- a CDS encoding nitroreductase family protein has protein sequence MNITNFKWSLGKCIHCGKCLKVCPGDLFIFDDKNELKIKEIDCFGWDGCWQCDHCLAVCPTGAISIFNKDPQNSVTLPDYQDAGKMMSALVRTRRACRRYLNKDVDKKIIKELMGSIQYAPTGGNKRKLEFTIIDDCKEMDYFRLLVRDEMIKLANNGIYPQGFDKTSYNQMMAWEKSVRPDSIFCGAPHILIPHAPKNIPCAVQDVNMAAAYFELLCNANGLGAICMSYPLAVLGNMPNVMKLLQIPEDHYISLMVGFGYPEIRYARGVQREANGKIKRIVFTQD, from the coding sequence ATGAATATTACTAATTTTAAATGGAGTCTTGGAAAATGTATTCATTGTGGAAAATGTTTGAAGGTTTGTCCAGGCGATTTGTTTATTTTTGATGATAAGAATGAATTAAAAATAAAAGAAATTGATTGTTTTGGTTGGGATGGATGTTGGCAGTGTGATCATTGTTTGGCTGTATGTCCAACTGGGGCAATTTCTATTTTTAATAAAGATCCTCAAAATAGTGTAACTTTACCAGATTATCAAGATGCTGGGAAAATGATGTCGGCGTTGGTTCGTACTCGTCGTGCTTGTAGACGTTATCTTAATAAAGATGTTGATAAAAAAATTATAAAAGAATTAATGGGGAGTATTCAATATGCACCAACTGGTGGCAATAAGCGAAAGTTAGAGTTTACCATTATTGATGATTGTAAAGAAATGGACTATTTTCGCTTATTAGTTAGAGATGAAATGATTAAATTAGCTAATAATGGCATATATCCACAAGGGTTTGATAAAACTTCATATAATCAAATGATGGCATGGGAAAAATCAGTTCGGCCAGACTCTATTTTTTGTGGAGCACCGCATATTTTGATTCCTCATGCACCAAAAAATATTCCTTGTGCTGTTCAGGATGTTAATATGGCAGCTGCATATTTTGAATTGTTATGTAATGCAAATGGATTGGGCGCAATATGTATGAGTTATCCATTGGCAGTTCTAGGTAATATGCCTAATGTAATGAAATTATTGCAAATTCCTGAGGATCATTATATTAGTTTAATGGTTGGGTTTGGTTATCCTGAAATTCGTTATGCTAGAGGCGTTCAACGTGAGGCAAATGGTAAAATTAAAAGAATTGTTTTTACTCAAGATTAG
- a CDS encoding winged helix-turn-helix transcriptional regulator, with protein MIKKENLPECPVATTVELIGSKWKLLILKYLLNKTMRYNELKREIDGISQKVLTSTLKSMVEDGIVIRTSYPEVPPRVEYSLSEIGESMRPVIDVMADWGNTYKNKK; from the coding sequence ATGATAAAAAAAGAAAACTTGCCAGAATGTCCAGTTGCAACAACTGTTGAACTAATTGGAAGCAAATGGAAATTATTAATTCTGAAATATCTTCTTAACAAAACAATGCGTTATAATGAATTGAAAAGAGAAATTGATGGAATATCTCAAAAAGTCTTAACCTCAACCTTAAAGTCAATGGTTGAAGATGGAATCGTGATTAGAACATCCTATCCAGAAGTCCCACCACGTGTTGAATATAGTTTAAGTGAAATTGGTGAAAGTATGCGACCAGTAATCGACGTAATGGCTGATTGGGGAAATACATATAAAAATAAAAAATAA